In Marinobacter sp. LQ44, the following are encoded in one genomic region:
- a CDS encoding chemotaxis protein CheV, with protein sequence MAGVLDSVNQRTQLVGQNRLELLLFRLRGRQLYGINVFKVKEVLQCPKLSSIPNSRQVVRGVSHIRGETIPIIDLSMAIGMAGIPQEELATSFVIITEYNRKTQGFLVTGVDRIMNMNWEDILPPPKGAGKDVYLTAVTKIDDKLVEIIDVEKILAEVSPLREDVTEELKTRSAERVPGHLPVLVVDDSSVARRQIERCLTAIGMEVVTKNDGKQALNYLKEITGDGSTARDHLSLIISDVEMPEMDGYTLVTRIKENPALSGMYVMLHTSLSGVFNRAMVQKVGADDFMAKFSPDELAERVMEIIDQN encoded by the coding sequence ATGGCAGGGGTGTTGGACAGCGTTAACCAGCGCACACAGCTGGTTGGTCAGAACCGGCTAGAGCTGTTGTTGTTCCGTTTGCGGGGCCGGCAGTTGTACGGGATTAACGTGTTTAAGGTGAAAGAGGTCCTGCAATGCCCCAAGCTTTCATCTATACCTAACAGCCGCCAGGTGGTTCGGGGCGTGTCCCATATTCGTGGCGAGACCATTCCCATCATCGACCTGAGCATGGCTATTGGCATGGCCGGCATTCCACAGGAAGAGTTGGCAACAAGCTTTGTCATCATCACCGAGTACAACCGCAAAACCCAGGGCTTTCTGGTGACCGGTGTCGACCGGATCATGAACATGAACTGGGAAGATATCCTGCCGCCACCCAAGGGCGCCGGCAAGGATGTGTATTTGACGGCGGTCACCAAGATTGACGACAAACTTGTAGAAATCATAGATGTAGAAAAGATTCTTGCAGAAGTTTCTCCGCTCAGGGAAGATGTCACCGAAGAGCTGAAAACTCGCAGTGCCGAACGTGTACCTGGGCATTTGCCAGTGCTGGTGGTTGACGACTCATCCGTTGCAAGACGCCAGATTGAGCGCTGCTTGACCGCGATCGGCATGGAAGTGGTCACAAAGAACGACGGTAAACAGGCACTGAACTATCTCAAGGAAATTACAGGGGATGGTTCCACTGCCCGCGATCATTTGTCGTTGATCATTTCTGATGTGGAAATGCCGGAAATGGACGGTTATACCCTGGTGACCAGAATCAAGGAGAATCCTGCGCTGAGTGGCATGTATGTGATGCTGCATACGTCCCTGAGCGGGGTCTTTAATCGGGCGATGGTTCAGAAGGTCGGTGCCGATGACTTTATGGCGAAATTCAGCCCTGACGAGCTTGCCGAGCGGGTAATGGAAATTATTGACCAGAACTGA
- a CDS encoding peptidylprolyl isomerase translates to MTNIVKPVSTVMSVLFAAIAALMLATPIQAEELPKVRFVTSEGAFELELRPDVAPKTVENFLSYVEDGFYNGTIFHRVIPGFMIQGGGFTDTMARKQTKNPIVNEASATLPNLRGTVAMARTSSPNSATSQFFINVSKNDFLNAGVRGAGYAVFGKVTEGMGVIDKIAGVQTGHRQGMADVPVQAVVIEKVTLVNTED, encoded by the coding sequence ATGACAAATATCGTAAAACCCGTATCAACTGTGATGTCAGTCCTGTTTGCCGCCATCGCTGCCCTGATGCTGGCCACTCCGATTCAGGCCGAAGAACTGCCGAAGGTTCGCTTTGTGACCTCTGAAGGGGCCTTTGAGCTTGAGTTGCGCCCTGACGTAGCCCCGAAAACCGTGGAGAATTTCCTCTCCTATGTCGAAGACGGATTCTACAACGGTACGATCTTTCACCGGGTGATTCCCGGGTTTATGATTCAGGGCGGCGGATTTACCGACACCATGGCCCGTAAACAGACCAAGAACCCCATCGTTAACGAAGCTTCAGCAACCCTGCCTAATCTTCGGGGCACCGTGGCCATGGCCCGAACCAGCTCTCCAAATTCAGCAACCTCTCAGTTCTTCATTAATGTCTCTAAAAACGATTTCCTGAATGCTGGTGTGCGTGGTGCGGGCTACGCGGTCTTTGGCAAAGTCACCGAAGGCATGGGCGTGATCGACAAGATTGCCGGCGTACAAACCGGACATCGCCAGGGCATGGCGGATGTTCCGGTTCAGGCCGTCGTGATCGAGAAAGTGACTCTGGTTAACACTGAAGACTGA
- a CDS encoding isochorismatase family protein has translation MLMKAEQSTLLLVDVQERLMPAISQGAEVADRCTLLATIAGLLEVPVVGTEQLPEKLGPNVESVRELCNVTVGKHHFDACPDGLIDQLPEGRQQIVIGGCETHVCMLQTALSLLDAGYKVWVVADATGSRNDFDRDVALDRLHQSGARIVTTEMVAFEWMVHCKHPRFRDIQALIK, from the coding sequence ATGCTGATGAAGGCGGAACAATCCACGCTGCTGCTCGTTGATGTCCAGGAACGCCTGATGCCCGCCATAAGCCAGGGCGCTGAAGTGGCTGATCGTTGTACCTTGCTGGCCACCATTGCGGGGTTGCTGGAGGTACCGGTGGTGGGCACGGAGCAGCTACCCGAGAAGCTGGGACCGAATGTTGAGTCAGTGCGGGAACTGTGCAACGTCACCGTGGGCAAACATCACTTTGATGCCTGCCCGGACGGTTTGATTGATCAGCTACCGGAGGGGCGCCAGCAAATTGTCATCGGTGGCTGCGAAACCCACGTATGTATGCTGCAAACGGCACTGAGTCTGCTTGATGCTGGCTATAAAGTATGGGTGGTAGCGGATGCCACCGGCTCCCGTAACGACTTCGACCGGGATGTCGCACTTGACCGCCTGCACCAGAGTGGCGCCCGGATTGTCACTACCGAGATGGTGGCCTTCGAGTGGATGGTACATTGCAAGCACCCCCGTTTCCGGGATATTCAGGCGCTGATCAAATAA
- a CDS encoding AzlC family ABC transporter permease — protein sequence MNQNAFRLTLPILFGYLPLGMAFGVLFTTQLDYAWWVAPLMGLVIYAGSGQILAVSLLAASAGLLEVAVAMFVLNARHLFYGLSLLGQFRGAGWRKGYLIFGLTDETYSLLTSRPRTPDRQHEQAIDFRITLFNQLYWITGCAIGALLGELVAFDSTGIEFALVALFIVLTIEQYKALGNTFPLWAGALAAGLAMLLVPPAHQLIAAIILVTTTLLLHYWKLHKRTNGSEVSHG from the coding sequence ATGAACCAGAACGCCTTCCGACTGACACTGCCAATCCTGTTTGGTTATCTGCCATTGGGCATGGCCTTCGGCGTGCTGTTCACCACGCAGCTGGACTATGCCTGGTGGGTCGCGCCCCTGATGGGTCTGGTTATTTATGCAGGGTCTGGCCAGATACTCGCTGTTAGCCTGCTGGCCGCAAGTGCCGGACTGCTGGAAGTGGCTGTGGCCATGTTCGTGCTTAACGCCAGGCACCTGTTTTATGGGCTTTCTCTTTTGGGGCAGTTCCGCGGTGCCGGTTGGCGCAAGGGCTATCTGATATTCGGTCTCACCGATGAAACCTACTCGCTGCTTACCAGCAGGCCGAGGACACCTGATCGCCAACACGAGCAAGCCATTGATTTCAGAATTACGCTGTTCAACCAGCTTTACTGGATAACGGGCTGCGCCATTGGTGCCCTGCTTGGTGAGCTGGTCGCTTTCGACAGCACCGGTATTGAGTTTGCACTGGTAGCGCTGTTCATCGTTCTGACCATTGAGCAATACAAGGCCTTGGGCAACACTTTTCCGCTCTGGGCGGGCGCACTGGCGGCGGGCCTGGCCATGTTGCTGGTACCGCCAGCCCATCAGTTGATTGCAGCGATTATCTTGGTCACAACCACCCTGCTGCTCCACTACTGGAAGCTACACAAACGCACAAACGGCAGTGAGGTGAGCCATGGCTGA
- a CDS encoding CheR family methyltransferase — MKAEITPQEYEAFKTFLQDACGILLGDNKQYLVKSRLRRILEENNLNSLGELLDRLKRVGRSGLRELVIDAMTTNETLWFRDNHPFRILQDKLLPEFAERNSLQPLRIWSAACSTGQEPYSVGMVVDEFRRNRPGKLRDVKITATDISKSVLEVARRGEYEMIAIGRGLSPERQKQFFSPSANGGWQIKPQIKAMVEFKELNLLERYMLGKFDIIMCRNVLIYFSADLKKDILTRLHGALNPGGYLILGASESLNGLPDLYEMVQCHPGIIYRKK; from the coding sequence ATGAAAGCGGAAATTACGCCTCAGGAATACGAAGCCTTCAAGACATTCCTGCAGGACGCTTGTGGCATTCTGTTGGGTGACAACAAGCAGTACCTGGTGAAGAGCCGATTACGCAGGATTCTTGAAGAAAACAATCTGAATTCGCTGGGTGAACTTCTCGATCGCCTCAAGCGAGTGGGGCGCAGTGGGCTGCGAGAACTCGTCATTGACGCCATGACCACAAATGAAACCCTCTGGTTTCGCGACAACCATCCGTTTCGCATTCTGCAGGATAAGCTGTTACCGGAATTTGCCGAGCGCAATTCGCTGCAGCCACTTCGCATCTGGTCTGCCGCTTGTTCCACCGGGCAGGAGCCCTACTCGGTGGGTATGGTGGTAGATGAGTTCCGGCGTAATCGGCCCGGAAAGTTGCGGGACGTAAAAATTACTGCGACGGATATCTCCAAAAGCGTTCTGGAAGTGGCCCGGCGGGGCGAGTATGAGATGATCGCCATCGGCCGTGGACTTTCGCCTGAGCGGCAGAAGCAGTTCTTCTCGCCATCTGCCAACGGTGGCTGGCAGATAAAACCGCAAATCAAGGCCATGGTGGAGTTCAAGGAACTCAATCTGCTTGAACGGTATATGCTTGGCAAGTTCGACATCATCATGTGCCGAAACGTACTGATCTATTTCTCTGCGGACCTAAAGAAAGACATCCTCACTCGATTGCATGGGGCTCTCAACCCTGGTGGTTATCTCATTCTGGGTGCCTCTGAATCCCTGAACGGTCTGCCTGATCTGTACGAAATGGTTCAGTGCCACCCCGGCATTATCTACAGGAAGAAATAA
- a CDS encoding MFS transporter, translated as MPLNVWVLVAAQALAMCTAPFIVFIGSIQGRLLAPVPELATLPVGLVVVGTVLAIKPATWLMERIGRKQVMLLGALTGMLAGLLGAYASWQSHFTLMCLASVLGGAGLAVVHQYRFAAMESVAQDMAGSAAARVLLGGLVAAWLGPEVAGLGSGKSESYPFLYSWLGLAVVQVLAFFILVFGYRAKAELVPETLVGGGRPLREILANPLVWTAISGAAIGYAVMSFIMTATPLSMTELAGHELDDAKRVIQLHIMAMYLPSLVSGWLTRVVGIPLMMTVGLLAYLACILLAASGISFHHYLWALLLLGVGWNFLFVGGTTLLPQGYQQSERFRVQGLNDMMVFTAQAMAALSAGAVLASVGWASLLLVALPLLLLHSVLMSVWLLRSRSATTN; from the coding sequence ATGCCATTGAATGTCTGGGTGCTGGTGGCGGCCCAGGCGCTGGCCATGTGCACCGCGCCGTTTATCGTATTCATTGGCTCCATCCAGGGACGGTTGCTGGCGCCCGTGCCGGAACTGGCCACCTTGCCGGTCGGATTGGTGGTGGTCGGCACGGTTCTGGCTATCAAGCCGGCTACCTGGTTGATGGAGAGGATAGGGCGAAAGCAGGTAATGCTTCTGGGTGCCCTTACAGGCATGCTTGCCGGTTTGCTGGGGGCCTACGCTTCCTGGCAATCGCACTTCACGCTGATGTGTCTTGCTTCCGTTCTGGGCGGGGCGGGCCTGGCGGTGGTGCACCAGTACCGTTTTGCTGCGATGGAGTCGGTAGCGCAGGATATGGCCGGCTCAGCGGCAGCGAGAGTGCTGCTGGGTGGGCTGGTTGCCGCATGGCTGGGGCCAGAAGTGGCCGGCTTGGGCAGCGGAAAATCTGAGTCTTACCCGTTTTTGTACAGTTGGCTCGGGCTGGCTGTGGTGCAGGTCCTGGCGTTTTTTATCCTGGTATTTGGCTACCGGGCAAAGGCAGAGCTGGTGCCCGAAACCCTGGTGGGCGGAGGCCGGCCGCTCAGGGAGATTCTGGCAAATCCGTTGGTGTGGACAGCCATCAGTGGTGCCGCCATCGGTTATGCGGTGATGAGTTTCATCATGACCGCCACTCCTTTAAGCATGACCGAGTTGGCCGGGCATGAACTTGACGATGCCAAACGCGTTATCCAGTTGCACATCATGGCGATGTATCTTCCGTCGCTTGTATCCGGTTGGTTGACCCGGGTTGTCGGTATCCCGCTGATGATGACGGTGGGATTGTTGGCCTACCTGGCGTGCATTCTGCTGGCGGCCAGCGGTATCAGTTTTCACCATTATCTATGGGCCCTCCTATTACTGGGCGTGGGGTGGAACTTCCTGTTCGTTGGCGGCACAACCCTGTTGCCTCAGGGCTACCAGCAGTCCGAGCGCTTCCGTGTTCAGGGCCTGAATGACATGATGGTGTTCACCGCACAGGCGATGGCGGCATTGAGTGCCGGCGCAGTGCTTGCCTCGGTTGGCTGGGCAAGCCTGCTACTGGTGGCGTTACCATTATTGTTGCTGCACAGTGTGTTGATGTCGGTTTGGTTACTGCGATCACGAAGTGCCACCACAAACTAG
- a CDS encoding branched-chain amino acid transporter permease yields the protein MAEQYYLAAFIAVSAGATFATRVVPFLFFERHTEHPLVKHIGRFLPAAVMALLAVIFLQRSANWSASAPGLDALVPGLLVVIIHLWRRNALLSIAAGTAAYMTIQQAGWLT from the coding sequence ATGGCTGAGCAATATTATCTGGCGGCCTTCATTGCGGTGTCTGCCGGTGCAACCTTTGCAACCCGTGTGGTGCCGTTCCTGTTTTTCGAGCGCCACACCGAGCACCCCCTGGTAAAGCATATCGGGCGCTTTCTACCGGCAGCTGTCATGGCGTTGCTTGCGGTGATTTTTCTTCAGAGGTCGGCAAACTGGAGCGCCAGCGCGCCAGGGTTGGACGCCTTAGTTCCAGGGTTGTTGGTGGTCATCATTCACTTGTGGCGGCGTAACGCGCTTCTCTCCATAGCCGCGGGTACTGCCGCATACATGACCATTCAGCAAGCAGGCTGGCTTACGTAG
- a CDS encoding methyl-accepting chemotaxis protein, with the protein MLSTVRARILFFAVLSLIAVTGLAVLSWMIILKAEDASENLMRNNLQDTWVLMDLEQDHRRLQDLAFKIKSQLLLWDEIETEFDYLDTALRDHWKRVQGAERLRNWAVDHQGEFDRVLALMGDMDKGIEEKSYYRVGQVVDFQLFPALEPMLEAINQQQAASRDDVAAGADDLLAFLSGQRVILLGGSLAFLVVVVAMTLWLRHSVILRLQYMERELMAMEAESDLSRTPEVSGRDEVAGVAGALESLVRRFEGFIGDIRRAAAGLDERSAALDEGAEALQRASEETGQQISDVSASMTSIADQASQIEQATELSAVTVRQAVVANVEVQGGLRNSEQAAEHTVEVIARVSESIHALNDSTGKIEQVIGVIADIAEQTNLLALNAAIEAARAGEHGRGFAVVADEVRTLSRRTAESTSNIRQWVQDLVTGVGSVDGLLAEMREAGELNQTNLLALKTHLERLKNQFDELEQHSDHIRSSIALQHEEIGRVGRRAVSLSASADTLTENVDNARRVSESLRQESVSMRQLASGFRTR; encoded by the coding sequence ATGCTGTCCACCGTTCGAGCCCGCATCCTGTTCTTTGCTGTCCTTTCTCTTATTGCCGTCACAGGCCTGGCGGTTCTTTCCTGGATGATTATTCTCAAGGCCGAGGATGCCTCCGAGAATCTCATGCGCAACAATCTTCAGGACACCTGGGTGCTGATGGATCTTGAGCAGGATCATCGCCGGCTTCAGGACCTGGCTTTCAAGATAAAGTCGCAGTTACTGTTATGGGATGAGATCGAGACGGAGTTTGACTATCTGGACACCGCTTTGCGTGACCATTGGAAGCGCGTGCAAGGGGCTGAGCGTTTGCGCAACTGGGCTGTCGATCATCAAGGCGAGTTTGATCGGGTGTTGGCTCTGATGGGCGACATGGACAAGGGTATTGAAGAGAAAAGTTACTACCGGGTAGGCCAGGTGGTCGATTTTCAGCTGTTTCCTGCGCTGGAGCCAATGCTGGAGGCCATAAACCAGCAACAGGCTGCCAGTCGGGACGATGTGGCAGCTGGCGCGGACGATTTGCTGGCGTTCCTCTCGGGGCAGAGAGTTATTCTTCTTGGGGGTTCCCTGGCGTTCCTTGTGGTGGTCGTGGCCATGACCCTGTGGCTCAGGCATTCGGTCATTTTGCGGCTGCAATACATGGAGCGGGAATTGATGGCAATGGAGGCCGAGTCTGACTTGTCACGAACGCCGGAGGTGAGCGGCCGCGACGAAGTGGCGGGCGTTGCCGGTGCGCTGGAAAGCCTCGTGCGCCGATTTGAGGGTTTCATTGGCGATATCCGTCGTGCAGCGGCCGGCCTGGATGAGCGTTCTGCGGCGCTCGATGAAGGAGCCGAAGCCTTGCAGCGTGCCTCAGAGGAAACGGGGCAACAGATCAGTGATGTCAGTGCGTCGATGACTTCAATTGCTGATCAGGCATCACAGATTGAGCAAGCCACAGAGCTTTCGGCAGTCACCGTCAGGCAGGCCGTGGTTGCCAATGTGGAAGTGCAGGGCGGTTTGCGGAACAGCGAGCAGGCCGCAGAGCATACGGTTGAGGTGATAGCGCGGGTTTCCGAGTCTATTCACGCCCTCAATGACTCGACGGGCAAGATCGAACAGGTAATCGGTGTGATTGCCGATATTGCGGAACAAACCAATTTGCTGGCGCTTAACGCCGCCATAGAAGCCGCGCGGGCCGGTGAGCACGGTCGGGGATTTGCGGTGGTGGCAGACGAGGTGCGCACACTGTCCCGAAGGACGGCGGAGTCTACCAGCAACATCCGCCAGTGGGTGCAGGACCTTGTAACAGGCGTTGGTAGTGTCGATGGGCTTCTGGCGGAAATGCGAGAGGCGGGGGAATTGAACCAGACCAACCTCTTAGCGCTTAAAACTCACCTGGAGCGACTGAAAAACCAGTTCGATGAGCTGGAGCAGCACAGCGATCATATCCGCAGTTCCATTGCCCTTCAGCACGAAGAAATCGGCAGGGTAGGCCGCCGGGCTGTCTCATTGTCTGCCAGCGCTGACACCCTGACGGAGAACGTGGACAATGCGCGTCGGGTGAGTGAGTCGCTCAGGCAGGAGTCTGTGTCTATGCGGCAGCTGGCCTCCGGCTTTCGAACCCGGTAG
- the flgA gene encoding flagellar basal body P-ring formation chaperone FlgA gives MRTIFLATFCLYMVGLNSAAAATTATEIRDAAGRFLAAWAEEQRQNQYDVRFTVGSIDSRLSLTACEQPLETAFTNDPLRTTSPSVMVSCAGERPWRMYVTASVEVHGPALVAARPLARGERISSELLQEQQVQINASRRGILTDTEQVSGMLVRRPVNAGSVLTPDLLEAPNAVERGDHVIITAKSAVFSVSSRGKALASASVGEQVMVENLQSARTVRATVTAPGRVEIAM, from the coding sequence ATGCGAACCATCTTTTTAGCGACCTTTTGCCTATATATGGTGGGCCTGAATAGCGCCGCTGCGGCCACCACTGCAACTGAGATACGGGACGCCGCCGGCAGGTTTCTGGCAGCCTGGGCCGAAGAACAACGCCAGAACCAGTACGATGTCCGATTCACCGTTGGCAGCATAGACAGCCGACTGAGTCTGACGGCCTGCGAACAGCCTCTTGAAACCGCCTTTACCAATGATCCCCTGCGGACCACATCGCCATCGGTGATGGTGTCCTGTGCTGGGGAGCGCCCTTGGCGCATGTATGTTACTGCCTCGGTTGAAGTGCACGGCCCTGCCTTGGTGGCTGCTCGCCCCCTGGCCCGCGGTGAGCGCATCAGCAGTGAACTGCTGCAGGAACAGCAGGTGCAGATCAACGCCAGCCGCAGGGGTATTCTCACAGATACTGAACAAGTATCCGGCATGTTGGTGAGGCGCCCGGTTAATGCCGGATCGGTGCTCACGCCGGACCTGCTCGAAGCTCCCAATGCCGTTGAGCGGGGCGATCATGTTATCATCACCGCCAAATCCGCAGTGTTCTCGGTCAGTTCCCGAGGCAAGGCGCTGGCCAGTGCCAGTGTCGGCGAGCAAGTAATGGTTGAGAATCTGCAATCAGCACGCACGGTTCGGGCAACGGTCACGGCTCCTGGCCGGGTGGAAATTGCCATGTAA
- a CDS encoding DUF1330 domain-containing protein — protein MATINPSQEELRKVLQETPKDQPVVMLNLLRFRDRAAYQDDAHDCSGRDAYKRYMEEAAECVRTVGAEVIWSGRSVGSLIAPPDESWDQVLLVRYPSINAFLAMIESPEYKGVVKHRTAALEDSRLVANVEGTP, from the coding sequence ATGGCGACCATCAATCCATCTCAGGAAGAGCTCCGCAAAGTTTTGCAGGAAACCCCCAAAGATCAGCCCGTTGTGATGCTGAATCTTTTACGGTTTCGCGACCGGGCTGCTTACCAGGATGACGCTCACGATTGTTCAGGCCGTGATGCCTACAAGCGATATATGGAAGAAGCTGCGGAATGTGTTCGCACCGTTGGTGCTGAAGTGATCTGGTCGGGCCGCTCTGTAGGTTCGCTGATTGCTCCGCCCGATGAGTCCTGGGATCAGGTCTTGCTGGTGCGCTACCCGTCGATCAATGCCTTTCTGGCCATGATTGAGAGCCCGGAATATAAAGGTGTGGTCAAGCACCGCACGGCGGCGCTGGAAGATTCCAGGCTGGTTGCCAATGTTGAAGGTACGCCCTGA
- the flgM gene encoding flagellar biosynthesis anti-sigma factor FlgM, whose amino-acid sequence MSVDLNGIGPGQVNTTRTTADKATGSQSAPSTAGEQAKAQSTAARGDNVSLSNQAKNLKQLEQKLGDYPEMDDDRIAQIRAALEDGTYKIDAEKLAQKMLEMDKSIFG is encoded by the coding sequence ATGTCAGTTGACTTAAATGGAATTGGCCCCGGCCAGGTCAACACCACCAGAACCACGGCCGACAAAGCAACAGGCAGCCAGAGTGCGCCCTCCACGGCTGGAGAGCAGGCAAAGGCTCAAAGCACGGCTGCACGCGGCGACAACGTCAGTCTCAGTAATCAGGCCAAAAACCTGAAGCAGCTGGAACAGAAACTGGGCGATTACCCGGAAATGGACGACGACCGCATTGCGCAGATTCGCGCAGCACTGGAAGATGGCACCTACAAAATTGATGCAGAGAAACTGGCCCAGAAAATGCTTGAGATGGATAAAAGCATTTTCGGGTGA
- a CDS encoding flagella synthesis protein FlgN: MAAIIELKTLLSEDIRQLETLADLLNQEKQLLASSDIAPLQEITTQKNNILTDIRERAKQKIRLLVNMGYRPDAGEPSRFIRAGGMEDLYQLWKTADGRLRACQELNQNNGRVVGHLQKRLTRLTDIFRGTSAQQKLYGAKGEQTSVSSGNILASA, encoded by the coding sequence ATGGCTGCAATCATTGAATTGAAGACCCTTCTCTCAGAAGACATCCGCCAGCTTGAAACCCTGGCGGATCTTCTCAACCAGGAAAAACAACTCCTGGCGTCCTCCGACATCGCTCCGCTCCAGGAAATCACCACTCAGAAAAACAACATCCTGACGGATATCCGTGAGCGTGCGAAACAAAAGATCCGCCTGTTGGTGAACATGGGGTACCGACCGGATGCCGGCGAGCCCTCCAGATTTATCCGTGCCGGTGGCATGGAAGACCTGTACCAACTCTGGAAAACCGCCGATGGGCGCCTTCGTGCTTGCCAGGAACTGAACCAGAACAACGGTCGTGTTGTCGGACACCTTCAAAAACGCCTGACGAGGCTCACGGACATCTTCCGTGGCACCTCTGCCCAACAGAAGCTTTATGGTGCCAAGGGCGAACAAACCAGTGTATCCAGCGGCAACATTCTAGCCAGCGCCTGA
- a CDS encoding LysR family transcriptional regulator, whose product MDQLNLRHLYYFWVISREGSIAKASELLDLAPQTLSGQLATFEESVGGQLFSRERRRLVLTELGQLVQSYANDIFALTGELSETLRLAPADRPLRLAAGVSASIHKLIAFQLLQPALKLNRRVNMDCRTGRAEDLLLSLKRKELDVVLTDRMPQTEAVTDRFAVHPLTSSTISLFAAPEMAGRLRDDFPASLNHQPLLANATDAPYFQKLMNWLTISNVRMDLVARVDDSALIKVFGREGLGVFAAPTAIKEEVCRQYQVEEIAPVKAVTDQLYAITRSRKVAHEGVRAICSGFDLPR is encoded by the coding sequence ATGGATCAGCTCAATCTCAGGCATCTGTATTATTTCTGGGTCATCAGCCGTGAGGGCTCGATTGCCAAAGCCAGCGAGCTACTTGATCTTGCGCCGCAAACCCTGAGTGGCCAGCTTGCCACGTTCGAGGAATCGGTCGGAGGGCAGTTGTTCAGCCGGGAAAGGCGGCGTCTGGTCCTGACCGAACTGGGGCAATTGGTTCAGTCCTACGCCAACGACATTTTTGCACTGACTGGGGAGCTGTCTGAAACCTTGCGTCTGGCCCCCGCTGATCGCCCGCTGAGATTAGCGGCCGGCGTTTCGGCGTCTATTCATAAGCTGATTGCTTTTCAGTTATTGCAGCCGGCCCTGAAGCTGAACAGGCGAGTCAACATGGATTGCCGAACAGGCCGCGCCGAAGATTTGCTGCTCAGTCTTAAACGCAAAGAACTGGACGTCGTGCTGACAGACCGTATGCCTCAGACCGAAGCGGTCACAGATCGCTTCGCGGTTCATCCCCTGACATCGTCTACCATCAGTTTGTTTGCCGCCCCGGAGATGGCTGGGCGGCTTCGGGACGACTTTCCGGCCTCTCTCAATCATCAGCCCTTGCTGGCCAACGCCACGGACGCGCCGTATTTCCAGAAGCTGATGAACTGGCTGACCATCAGCAATGTCAGGATGGACCTGGTGGCCCGGGTAGACGACAGTGCGCTTATCAAAGTGTTCGGGCGGGAAGGGTTGGGCGTGTTTGCGGCGCCAACGGCAATCAAGGAGGAGGTGTGCCGCCAATATCAGGTGGAGGAAATTGCGCCTGTCAAAGCGGTAACCGATCAACTGTACGCCATCACCCGAAGCCGGAAGGTTGCCCATGAAGGTGTGCGGGCAATCTGTAGCGGCTTTGACTTACCTCGATAA
- the uvrY gene encoding UvrY/SirA/GacA family response regulator transcription factor has translation MIRVLVVDDHELVRSGITRMLADNPDIEAIGQASSGEDAIEFVRKDRPDIVLMDIRMPGIGGLEATRRILRIDDSIRVIVVTACADDPYPARVMQSGATAYITKGADIQEMVRAIRKAHSGQRYISPEIAQKMALKTLGGDREEDGELSRFERLSEREMQIAMMVVDCQKVQDISDKLCLSPKTVNSYRYRIFEKLEISSDVELALMAVRLGLLDADKV, from the coding sequence TTGATCAGGGTACTGGTTGTTGATGATCACGAGCTGGTGCGCTCCGGTATAACCCGCATGTTGGCTGACAATCCCGATATTGAAGCGATTGGCCAGGCCTCATCCGGTGAGGATGCGATTGAGTTTGTGCGCAAGGACCGCCCGGATATTGTCCTGATGGACATTCGGATGCCTGGCATTGGTGGCCTCGAAGCAACCCGGCGAATATTGCGTATTGATGATTCCATTCGGGTGATTGTTGTAACGGCCTGTGCCGACGACCCATACCCCGCCCGTGTCATGCAGAGTGGTGCCACCGCTTATATCACCAAAGGTGCTGATATTCAGGAGATGGTGCGAGCTATTCGCAAGGCCCACTCCGGCCAGCGGTACATCAGCCCGGAGATCGCCCAGAAAATGGCACTCAAAACGCTGGGTGGTGACCGTGAGGAAGACGGGGAGCTGTCCCGGTTCGAGCGGTTGTCTGAGCGGGAGATGCAGATCGCCATGATGGTGGTGGATTGCCAGAAAGTGCAGGACATTTCCGACAAGCTCTGCCTGAGCCCGAAAACCGTCAACAGTTACCGCTATCGTATTTTCGAGAAGCTCGAGATCTCCAGCGATGTCGAGTTGGCGCTGATGGCAGTACGGCTTGGATTGCTGGATGCCGACAAGGTCTGA